The Actinomadura sp. WMMB 499 genome includes a window with the following:
- a CDS encoding DUF397 domain-containing protein, whose amino-acid sequence MDLSNVAWRKASRSGENGGNCVELAAVSGAIGVRDSKDPDGPVLLLTCAALREAIGHHMPR is encoded by the coding sequence ATGGACCTGAGTAACGTCGCTTGGCGCAAGGCAAGCCGGAGCGGCGAGAACGGTGGCAACTGCGTCGAGTTGGCGGCGGTTTCCGGCGCGATCGGTGTCCGCGACAGCAAGGATCCGGACGGGCCCGTCCTCCTGCTCACCTGCGCCGCTCTTCGTGAGGCCATCGGGCACCACATGCCGCGATGA